A genomic stretch from Bacterioplanes sanyensis includes:
- a CDS encoding TonB-dependent receptor — MNQSVKAPIPSTLALLPAAIAASLLAPSAMAQQPMLEVVTVVGEKTERSIKDTTSSVSVIGEDELNSMKHVSISSAVAEIPNVVVASGSKPNIRGVSGNGSATGFNSFTGGAKARVSRLVDGVAVPFVADLTGDTGLWDIEQIEVFRGPQSTNNGRSSIGGSIYIKTNDPSFDWQAKARLGARNQDQLIDTSVMASGPLLDDTLAFRLTAQRLDGDTYNQGTKYPTHQADFDLNELKTQKLRGKLLWKPAADDAVSVLLSHSSAQEQGDTGREFFSGDDPWDYISLTQRYMDTQADTTSVKVDYQFSSALSFELLAAVTDFQWGFDTYDVNPDDQAEVRLDEDDSSVDAKVRFDLPDSRIKGFVGLAYSDREQTFDSHGGLLEYAGDDQSSSSAFYSEVETGLSDNVSVLLGLRGAKEEQQREFRAMQQSAELDRDKTIYLPKLVLKYQLDESTTLAASSRKGYNQGGGALDYRTYEYYYFDEESVYSHELSARSSLLDNTLNINANLFYNRYSGYQASNSQRRIINVDSAHTYGLEMEVNALLGSDLELRSGLGLLETKILDGGSDYNEADDNRLDSAPGFTANIGSRYWFTHAISVDVSARYVSEYFGDIQNTKARQAGDYVIANLQMSYEQGDWLLHAFVNNLADEQARTVNDPGSPERGTEPYASIVDPRTIGASVTYTF; from the coding sequence ATGAACCAATCCGTTAAAGCTCCCATCCCCAGCACACTGGCTTTATTACCCGCAGCCATTGCCGCATCGCTACTGGCGCCATCAGCGATGGCACAGCAGCCGATGCTGGAAGTGGTTACCGTGGTGGGTGAAAAGACTGAACGCTCCATCAAGGACACCACCTCATCTGTCTCCGTGATTGGCGAAGATGAGCTTAACAGCATGAAGCATGTCAGCATCAGCAGCGCAGTGGCAGAGATTCCCAATGTGGTGGTGGCCTCTGGCTCTAAGCCGAATATTCGTGGTGTGTCGGGCAATGGATCAGCCACAGGCTTTAACTCCTTTACCGGCGGTGCCAAAGCGCGGGTATCGCGCTTGGTCGATGGCGTGGCCGTGCCCTTTGTTGCTGACCTCACCGGCGACACCGGCCTGTGGGATATCGAGCAAATCGAAGTATTTCGTGGACCGCAATCCACCAATAACGGCCGCAGCAGCATCGGCGGCAGTATTTATATTAAAACCAACGACCCCAGTTTCGACTGGCAAGCCAAAGCGCGCTTGGGCGCCAGGAATCAAGATCAGCTGATCGATACGTCGGTGATGGCCAGCGGGCCGTTATTGGACGATACCCTGGCCTTTAGGCTCACCGCACAGCGACTGGACGGCGACACCTACAACCAAGGGACCAAGTATCCTACGCATCAAGCCGACTTTGACCTTAATGAGCTAAAAACACAAAAACTGCGCGGCAAGTTACTGTGGAAACCGGCCGCAGACGATGCTGTATCGGTGCTGTTGAGCCACAGTAGCGCCCAAGAACAAGGCGATACCGGACGCGAGTTTTTCTCCGGTGATGACCCGTGGGATTACATTTCGCTCACTCAGCGCTATATGGACACACAAGCCGATACCACCAGCGTCAAAGTCGACTATCAATTTAGCTCTGCGTTGTCATTTGAGTTGCTCGCAGCGGTGACCGACTTTCAGTGGGGTTTCGACACCTACGATGTCAACCCTGACGATCAGGCTGAGGTGCGCCTGGACGAAGACGACAGCAGCGTCGATGCCAAAGTCAGATTTGATTTGCCAGACAGCCGTATTAAAGGGTTTGTCGGCTTAGCCTATTCCGACCGGGAACAAACATTTGATAGCCACGGAGGGTTGCTGGAATACGCAGGCGATGATCAGTCATCGTCGAGCGCCTTTTATAGCGAGGTTGAAACTGGCCTGAGCGATAACGTCAGTGTGCTGCTGGGCCTTCGCGGTGCCAAGGAAGAGCAACAGCGTGAGTTTCGTGCCATGCAACAGAGTGCAGAGCTGGATCGTGACAAAACCATCTATTTGCCCAAACTGGTGCTGAAATATCAGCTGGACGAGTCCACAACCTTGGCCGCCAGCAGTCGCAAGGGTTACAACCAAGGCGGTGGCGCGCTCGATTATCGCACCTATGAATATTATTACTTCGACGAGGAGTCGGTGTACTCCCATGAGTTGAGTGCTCGCTCGAGCCTGCTCGACAATACACTGAATATTAATGCCAACCTGTTTTACAACCGTTATTCAGGTTACCAGGCATCCAACAGCCAGCGTCGCATCATCAATGTCGACAGTGCCCACACCTACGGCCTGGAAATGGAAGTGAATGCCTTATTAGGCAGCGACTTGGAGCTGCGTTCTGGCCTTGGCTTACTGGAAACCAAAATCCTCGATGGCGGCAGCGATTACAACGAAGCCGACGATAACCGCTTGGACTCAGCGCCCGGCTTTACCGCCAATATCGGCAGCCGTTATTGGTTCACCCATGCCATAAGCGTGGATGTGTCAGCCCGGTATGTGAGCGAATACTTTGGTGATATTCAAAATACCAAAGCACGCCAAGCTGGGGATTATGTGATTGCCAACCTGCAAATGTCCTACGAGCAGGGCGATTGGTTATTGCATGCGTTTGTGAATAACCTAGCGGACGAACAAGCACGTACCGTCAACGACCCGGGTTCACCAGAGCGCGGCACAGAGCCATACGCTTCCATTGTTGACCCGCGCACGATAGGCGCATCGGTGACCTACACCTTTTAG
- a CDS encoding antibiotic biosynthesis monooxygenase family protein: MIAVIFEASPHKEKRQVYLDIAAELKSKLQEIDGCISIERYQSLSDSDRLLSLSFWRDEAAVQQWRTQEEHRAAQQQGREHIFEHYRIRVAEVARDYGSHDREQVP; the protein is encoded by the coding sequence GTGATAGCCGTTATTTTTGAAGCGTCCCCGCATAAGGAAAAGCGACAGGTTTATCTGGATATTGCGGCAGAGCTTAAATCCAAGCTACAAGAGATCGACGGATGCATATCCATTGAAAGGTATCAAAGTCTGAGCGATTCTGATCGGTTATTGTCACTGTCGTTCTGGCGGGATGAAGCTGCGGTGCAGCAATGGCGGACGCAGGAAGAGCACCGAGCAGCCCAGCAACAGGGGCGCGAGCACATCTTTGAGCATTATCGCATTCGGGTGGCCGAGGTGGCGCGCGATTATGGCAGCCATGATCGGGAACAGGTGCCTTAG
- a CDS encoding NIPSNAP family protein: protein MITCFIEYQLDPSKLALFEQYARNWGEIIPRCGGELIGYFLPHEGTNFVAYGLINFASLAEYEAYRVRLKADQQGRDNFNFALQERFILQEKRSFLSCVPHTFLQGVNVQ, encoded by the coding sequence ATGATCACTTGTTTTATCGAATATCAGTTAGACCCGAGCAAATTGGCGCTGTTTGAGCAATATGCTCGCAACTGGGGGGAGATCATCCCAAGGTGTGGAGGAGAGCTGATTGGCTACTTCTTGCCACACGAAGGCACCAATTTTGTGGCTTACGGTTTGATCAATTTTGCCAGCCTGGCCGAGTACGAAGCGTATCGGGTTCGACTTAAGGCAGACCAGCAAGGTCGGGATAATTTTAACTTTGCCCTTCAAGAGCGGTTTATTTTGCAGGAAAAACGCAGCTTTCTATCCTGTGTTCCGCACACTTTTTTGCAGGGAGTGAACGTGCAGTGA
- a CDS encoding ArsR/SmtB family transcription factor, translated as MHEPDITLIASLIGEPARARMLTALMSGKALTATELSLEADITAQTASSHLAKLVEGSLLSVRKQGRHKYFQLKNQRVAGLIEQLLTLSSEITLKTHTGPADPYLRQARVCYDHIAGELGIQLYDALAEANYIEDKQVETLLTPDGADFFEQLGVCIHTLRKKKRPICKSCLDWSERRNHLAGSLGQWILTDALERGWLQRVPDSRALMLDKIRGNLFAKTYGIAFTGNTEK; from the coding sequence ATGCACGAACCCGATATCACCCTGATTGCCAGCTTAATTGGCGAACCCGCCAGAGCCCGTATGCTCACCGCTCTGATGTCGGGTAAAGCTCTGACTGCAACGGAACTGTCACTGGAAGCGGACATAACCGCACAGACGGCCAGCAGCCATTTGGCGAAGTTGGTTGAAGGCTCGCTGCTGTCGGTCAGAAAACAAGGTCGGCACAAATACTTCCAACTAAAAAATCAGAGGGTTGCAGGATTAATTGAGCAGTTGCTGACGCTCAGCAGTGAAATAACTCTGAAAACACACACAGGGCCAGCGGACCCCTACTTACGACAAGCGCGCGTCTGTTATGACCATATTGCAGGTGAGCTGGGAATACAGCTTTATGACGCGCTGGCTGAGGCTAACTACATCGAGGACAAGCAAGTCGAGACCCTGCTGACCCCGGATGGGGCTGATTTTTTTGAGCAGCTAGGTGTCTGTATTCACACGCTTAGGAAAAAAAAGCGCCCGATCTGTAAATCTTGCCTGGACTGGAGTGAGCGACGTAACCACTTGGCAGGTAGCCTGGGACAGTGGATTTTAACTGATGCACTTGAGCGGGGGTGGCTGCAAAGAGTACCGGACTCTCGGGCACTTATGCTAGATAAAATCCGCGGCAACCTCTTTGCAAAAACCTATGGTATTGCGTTTACAGGCAATACTGAGAAATGA
- a CDS encoding Fic family protein, translated as MSYIWQHQHWPNFHYDGAKLSALAYQYAKKAALLAGSLSQTNQDDSIAAQLNLMVDEAISTSLIEGENLNPASVRSSLQNYLNLTPTPIHVADAKAEGMAALLVDVRQHFNQPLSKEVLCNWHRMVLAGFEDNILHSELTVGQWRDSPEPMQIVSGPVGYERVHYQAPAAQDLDALMTDFLSWFNRQDNQQIPGVIRAGIAHLWFEVIHPFDDGNGRIGRAIIEYALAQDLGMPVTFSLSTHIEENKKEYYRQLNVASCCDASELANPEMLDITCWLSWFIETLIAAQQRAAEKIATIFAKTEFWQRHRNTELSERQKTVLNKIFKAGKEGFPNGVSARKYAALGKCSKATATRDLGDLLAKDCIKSEGVGRGMRYFLNNKS; from the coding sequence ATGAGCTACATTTGGCAACACCAACACTGGCCCAACTTTCACTACGATGGCGCAAAGCTGTCTGCGCTTGCCTACCAATACGCCAAAAAAGCTGCTCTGCTTGCCGGCAGTCTGTCGCAAACCAATCAGGATGACTCCATAGCCGCTCAGCTGAATTTGATGGTGGACGAGGCGATAAGCACCAGCCTGATTGAAGGTGAGAACCTGAATCCGGCCAGTGTACGCTCATCACTACAGAACTATCTGAATCTAACCCCGACTCCCATCCACGTCGCTGACGCTAAAGCAGAGGGAATGGCAGCGCTGCTGGTGGATGTACGTCAGCACTTCAATCAGCCACTTAGCAAAGAGGTGCTATGCAACTGGCACCGCATGGTGCTGGCCGGATTTGAAGACAATATTCTGCACAGCGAATTGACCGTCGGGCAGTGGCGCGACAGCCCGGAGCCCATGCAAATCGTTTCTGGGCCGGTTGGTTATGAACGTGTGCACTATCAAGCACCCGCCGCCCAAGACCTTGATGCTTTAATGACGGACTTTCTGAGCTGGTTCAATCGGCAAGATAACCAACAAATACCTGGGGTGATCCGCGCCGGTATCGCTCACCTGTGGTTTGAAGTCATCCACCCATTTGATGACGGCAATGGTCGGATCGGCCGCGCCATCATCGAATATGCGCTGGCACAAGATTTGGGCATGCCTGTTACGTTTAGCCTGTCGACGCATATCGAAGAAAACAAAAAAGAATACTACCGCCAATTGAATGTGGCGAGTTGTTGTGATGCTTCAGAGTTAGCTAACCCCGAGATGCTGGATATCACTTGCTGGCTTAGCTGGTTTATTGAAACCCTGATCGCAGCTCAACAAAGAGCTGCAGAAAAGATAGCAACAATATTTGCAAAGACCGAGTTTTGGCAGCGACACAGAAATACGGAATTATCAGAGCGCCAGAAAACAGTCTTGAATAAAATATTTAAGGCAGGGAAAGAAGGATTTCCCAACGGTGTTAGTGCACGAAAATACGCGGCTTTGGGTAAATGCTCCAAAGCAACCGCCACCCGAGACTTAGGCGATTTACTCGCTAAAGACTGCATAAAGTCCGAAGGCGTTGGCCGGGGGATGAGGTACTTTTTAAATAACAAGAGCTAG
- the mnmG gene encoding tRNA uridine-5-carboxymethylaminomethyl(34) synthesis enzyme MnmG, whose protein sequence is MDYPVRYDVIVVGGGHAGTEAALAAARAGSKTLLLTHNTDTVGVMSCNPAIGGIGKSHLVKEIDALGGAMARATDKAGIQFRTLNSRKGPAVRATRAQADRALYRAAIRQIVENQPNLDIFQAACDDLIVAGDGIGSTVQGVVTNTGMRIFATSVVLTTGTFLGGVIHIGMENHKGGRAGDPPSIALAERLRAMPFNVGRLKTGTPARIDRRSVDFSVMQEQPGDTPLPVMSFMGSVDEHPEQVSCYITHTNEQTHDVIRNNLDRSPMYAGVIEGVGPRYCPSIEDKVMRFADKDSHQVFVEPEGLTSNELYPNGISTSLPFDVQLQLIHSMRGFENAHITRPGYAIEYDFFDPRDLRHSLETKFIHNLYFAGQINGTTGYEEAGAQGLLAGVNAALRAQEKDIWVPRRDQSYIGVLVDDLITMGTKEPYRMFTSRAEYRLVLREDNADLRLTEIGRELGLVDDQRWAAFNAKRDAIEAESQRLKTSWVQPNTEAAKQLEALGEAAISHEYNLHDLLKRPKLTYADVAGLKGEPVDNPQVAEQVEIQAKYDGYIARQLEEIEQLRRYENTALPEDLDYEAIGGLSNEVKQKLNQVRPATLGVASRISGITPAAISQILIHLKKNKLASQMTA, encoded by the coding sequence GTGGATTATCCGGTTCGTTATGATGTGATTGTGGTCGGCGGTGGACACGCAGGTACCGAAGCTGCGCTGGCAGCGGCGCGTGCTGGCAGTAAAACCCTGTTACTCACTCACAACACGGATACCGTCGGGGTGATGTCCTGTAATCCGGCCATCGGTGGCATTGGTAAAAGCCACCTGGTGAAAGAAATTGATGCTCTGGGAGGCGCCATGGCGCGGGCCACGGACAAAGCAGGCATTCAGTTTCGTACCCTGAACAGCCGTAAAGGCCCAGCGGTTCGCGCTACACGAGCGCAAGCCGACCGCGCCTTGTACCGCGCCGCCATTCGCCAGATTGTGGAAAACCAGCCCAACCTCGATATTTTTCAGGCCGCTTGTGACGACTTGATCGTTGCCGGCGACGGTATCGGCAGCACCGTGCAAGGTGTTGTGACCAACACCGGCATGCGCATCTTTGCTACCAGCGTGGTGTTAACCACAGGTACCTTCCTGGGTGGAGTTATCCACATCGGTATGGAAAACCACAAAGGCGGCCGTGCCGGTGACCCGCCGTCGATTGCCTTGGCTGAGCGTTTACGGGCGATGCCGTTTAATGTTGGCCGGTTAAAAACCGGTACTCCTGCGCGCATTGACCGTCGCAGTGTCGATTTTTCGGTCATGCAAGAGCAGCCAGGTGATACACCGCTGCCAGTGATGTCCTTTATGGGCTCGGTGGATGAGCACCCAGAGCAGGTGAGCTGCTACATCACCCATACCAATGAGCAAACCCATGACGTGATCCGCAATAACCTCGACCGCTCGCCTATGTATGCTGGTGTGATCGAAGGTGTTGGCCCACGCTACTGCCCGTCGATTGAAGACAAGGTGATGCGCTTTGCCGATAAAGACAGCCATCAGGTATTTGTTGAGCCAGAGGGCTTAACCAGCAATGAGCTGTACCCCAACGGCATATCCACGTCATTGCCATTTGATGTGCAATTACAGCTTATCCACAGCATGCGTGGCTTTGAAAATGCCCATATCACGCGCCCTGGCTATGCCATCGAGTATGACTTTTTTGATCCTCGTGATCTGCGCCATAGCTTGGAAACCAAGTTTATCCACAACCTGTATTTTGCCGGCCAAATTAACGGCACCACAGGTTATGAAGAAGCCGGTGCGCAAGGCCTGCTGGCCGGTGTGAATGCCGCCCTGCGCGCCCAAGAAAAAGACATTTGGGTGCCGCGCCGCGACCAATCTTACATAGGTGTACTGGTCGACGACCTTATCACCATGGGCACCAAAGAGCCCTATCGCATGTTTACCAGCCGCGCGGAATACCGCTTAGTGCTGCGTGAAGACAATGCCGATTTGCGCCTGACTGAAATCGGCCGTGAGCTGGGCTTGGTCGACGATCAGCGCTGGGCGGCCTTTAATGCCAAGCGTGATGCCATTGAAGCGGAAAGCCAGCGCCTGAAAACCAGCTGGGTGCAACCCAACACCGAAGCTGCCAAGCAGCTAGAAGCGTTGGGTGAAGCTGCTATTAGCCACGAGTACAATCTGCACGATTTGCTCAAGCGACCAAAGCTCACTTATGCCGATGTCGCCGGCCTTAAAGGCGAACCTGTGGATAACCCACAAGTGGCGGAGCAGGTCGAGATTCAAGCCAAATACGACGGCTATATTGCCCGTCAGCTGGAAGAAATTGAGCAGCTGCGCCGCTATGAAAACACCGCCCTGCCAGAGGATCTCGACTATGAGGCCATTGGCGGCTTATCCAATGAAGTAAAACAAAAGCTTAACCAGGTACGCCCAGCGACTCTGGGCGTGGCATCACGTATCTCCGGCATTACCCCGGCCGCCATCAGCCAGATTCTGATTCATCTGAAAAAGAATAAGCTTGCTAGCCAGATGACGGCTTAA
- a CDS encoding TetR/AcrR family transcriptional regulator, with translation MRDQLKVIATQQIRHKTLAAASFRELGKAAGIKSSSVHYHFKSRDALLLELVKDYHRDFFADLSQRCSEISSPRQRLSTLADVFCDSHAKQMQCLCQAYAAGIDSLNDEHRQASQAFFDELQHWVSDTLANARLLALPRDELAKVVVSALEGSLLLDRGEQEQQRLQATKAWLTTLSSL, from the coding sequence ATGCGCGATCAACTGAAAGTCATTGCTACGCAACAGATTCGTCATAAAACGCTGGCAGCAGCGAGTTTTCGGGAGTTGGGTAAGGCGGCGGGTATCAAGTCCAGCTCCGTGCATTACCACTTCAAGAGCCGGGATGCGCTGTTATTGGAGCTGGTGAAGGATTATCACCGCGACTTCTTTGCCGATTTGAGCCAGCGCTGCAGCGAGATCAGCAGCCCCAGGCAGCGGTTATCCACACTGGCCGATGTGTTTTGCGACAGCCATGCAAAACAAATGCAGTGTTTGTGTCAGGCGTATGCAGCCGGTATCGACAGTTTGAACGACGAGCACCGCCAAGCCAGCCAGGCGTTTTTCGACGAGCTGCAGCACTGGGTCAGCGACACCTTGGCAAACGCACGCTTACTGGCATTACCGCGCGATGAGTTGGCCAAAGTGGTGGTGAGCGCCTTGGAGGGCTCCTTGCTGTTGGATCGTGGCGAGCAAGAGCAACAGCGCCTGCAAGCGACCAAAGCCTGGCTAACGACGCTCAGCAGCTTGTAA
- a CDS encoding cupin domain-containing protein has product MTFQPLRMDRAQSAIVRPGEQQWLRAPQAPIERWPLEREAPEHGQVTSLVRYLAAAQFPPHRHPQGEEILVLQGTFSDEGGDFPAGSYLRNPPGSQHAPFSTDGCLIFVKLNQFAVGDDQWVRQQDQGSAQQLLHQFASEQTWLLTLPGDLPDAHLFQRAELLVITGDVSLGGQSCPALSWLRLSVDQLQQITATAVTRVLLKLTGECATSAAEQS; this is encoded by the coding sequence ATGACGTTTCAGCCACTGCGCATGGACCGAGCCCAGTCCGCCATCGTTCGACCCGGCGAGCAACAGTGGCTGCGTGCGCCGCAAGCGCCGATTGAGCGTTGGCCATTGGAGCGCGAAGCGCCCGAGCACGGTCAGGTCACCAGCCTGGTGCGTTACCTGGCCGCGGCGCAGTTTCCGCCGCACCGCCATCCACAAGGTGAGGAAATCCTGGTATTGCAGGGCACCTTCAGCGATGAAGGCGGTGATTTTCCAGCTGGCAGCTATTTGCGCAACCCTCCTGGCAGTCAGCATGCGCCGTTTTCCACAGACGGCTGTTTGATTTTCGTCAAACTCAATCAGTTTGCGGTCGGTGATGATCAATGGGTACGCCAGCAAGACCAAGGCAGCGCGCAGCAGTTACTTCACCAATTTGCCAGTGAGCAAACCTGGTTGCTGACCTTGCCTGGTGACTTGCCTGACGCTCACCTATTTCAACGTGCCGAGCTGTTGGTCATAACCGGCGACGTGAGCCTTGGTGGTCAGAGTTGCCCAGCGCTCAGCTGGTTACGCCTGAGCGTTGACCAGTTGCAGCAAATCACCGCTACCGCTGTCACTCGTGTGCTGTTGAAACTGACGGGTGAATGCGCGACATCCGCCGCTGAGCAAAGCTAA
- a CDS encoding metal-dependent hydrolase produces MTTAQEISASIDIPGRKMDFEFELDDIPRHWFADDAFRSTYMNALSCLFPEGERMFMDAVRAHQNKISDPRLLEQIKGFIKQEAIHGHEHAQYNDYLKKWGYPIDRINKIEKAEKVWMKKWVPKSHRLAITCALEHFTAIMAHQVLTDPQATEGMHPQFKQMWRWHAIEETEHKAVAYDVYQQAVGSYWLRVITMINITIMFCLRTTLYQLIFLWKDGELFNPKTWWRGFQFYFLKPGMVRKIWRDYLDYFRRDFHPWDHDNRALLGQWEAEAQAYKPV; encoded by the coding sequence ATGACAACCGCTCAGGAAATCAGCGCCAGCATCGATATTCCCGGCCGCAAAATGGATTTTGAATTTGAGCTGGATGACATACCCCGTCACTGGTTCGCGGACGACGCCTTTCGCTCAACTTATATGAATGCACTGTCTTGTTTATTTCCCGAAGGCGAGCGCATGTTTATGGACGCAGTGCGCGCGCATCAGAACAAAATTTCTGACCCTCGCTTGCTGGAACAAATAAAAGGATTTATTAAACAAGAAGCGATTCACGGTCATGAACATGCGCAATACAACGATTATTTGAAAAAATGGGGGTATCCCATTGATCGAATTAATAAAATCGAAAAAGCCGAAAAAGTATGGATGAAAAAGTGGGTACCTAAATCACACCGTTTGGCGATCACCTGCGCATTGGAGCATTTTACTGCCATTATGGCGCACCAAGTGTTGACCGACCCACAAGCAACGGAAGGCATGCATCCGCAATTTAAACAAATGTGGCGTTGGCACGCGATCGAAGAAACAGAGCACAAAGCCGTCGCCTACGATGTGTACCAACAAGCGGTAGGCAGTTATTGGCTGCGGGTCATTACCATGATTAATATCACCATTATGTTTTGCTTGCGTACCACCTTGTACCAGCTGATATTTTTGTGGAAAGACGGTGAGTTATTTAACCCAAAAACTTGGTGGCGAGGGTTTCAGTTCTATTTTCTAAAACCCGGTATGGTGCGGAAAATATGGCGTGATTACCTGGATTATTTTCGCCGCGATTTTCACCCTTGGGATCACGACAATCGTGCGCTGCTGGGCCAATGGGAAGCCGAAGCACAAGCCTACAAACCTGTCTGA
- a CDS encoding substrate-binding periplasmic protein, with translation MKCWLTRLFLSLLAIPCGAKSLQVAVGLALPPYVISEQNRGFELDIVREALATQGHTITPVYAPFRRVPELLREQQVDAAITVTAQTVDNSAFLSTPYITYRNVAVALSKRQLVLHSVSQLASYSVLAFQNAHRYLGAEFRNSVKQSPDYQEIARQSAQITMLYGERVDVIVLDHNIFHYYRQQEQRVRTNQAVDIFPLFEPIHYQMAFRQRSWRDDFDRGLQQLRATGRYQQIVDQYLQPEQVSFSNTETAENLAQ, from the coding sequence ATGAAATGCTGGCTCACCAGGCTGTTCTTAAGCCTATTGGCCATTCCCTGTGGCGCAAAATCACTCCAGGTTGCTGTCGGCCTGGCATTGCCGCCCTATGTGATCTCTGAGCAAAACCGTGGTTTTGAGCTCGATATCGTGCGCGAAGCGCTGGCTACCCAAGGACACACCATCACCCCAGTGTATGCGCCGTTTCGCCGCGTTCCTGAGTTGCTGCGCGAGCAGCAGGTCGATGCGGCGATCACTGTGACGGCGCAAACGGTGGATAACTCAGCGTTTTTGTCCACGCCCTATATTACTTATCGCAATGTTGCTGTGGCGCTGAGCAAACGTCAGCTGGTGCTACACAGCGTGTCACAGCTGGCCAGCTACAGCGTACTGGCGTTTCAGAACGCGCATCGCTATTTGGGCGCGGAGTTTCGCAACAGCGTGAAACAATCGCCGGATTATCAAGAAATAGCGCGCCAGTCGGCGCAGATCACCATGCTGTACGGCGAGCGGGTCGACGTTATCGTGCTCGACCACAACATCTTTCACTATTATCGCCAACAAGAGCAGCGGGTTCGCACCAATCAGGCTGTGGATATCTTTCCGCTGTTCGAACCCATCCACTACCAAATGGCGTTTCGTCAGCGTTCCTGGCGTGATGATTTTGATCGCGGTCTGCAGCAATTGCGGGCCACTGGCCGTTATCAACAGATTGTCGATCAGTATCTGCAGCCAGAGCAGGTTTCATTTTCCAATACAGAAACTGCCGAAAATCTCGCCCAATAG
- the mnmE gene encoding tRNA uridine-5-carboxymethylaminomethyl(34) synthesis GTPase MnmE — MTSNLHHDSIAAIATAPGRGGVGIIRISGALALTVADKVLGLTPKPRYAHYGPFKAVNGEVLDEGIALFFPGPNSFTGEDVLELQGHGGPLVLDLLLQQVVALGCRLARPGEFSERAFLNDKMDLAQAEAIADLIDSASEQAARCALRSLQGEFSQRIHSLLEQLIHLRVYVEAAIDFPEEEIDFLSDGKVEAMLAEVEAALASVLREANQGSLLREGMNVVIAGRPNAGKSSLLNALAGQERAIVTDIAGTTRDVLKEHIHIDGMPLHIIDTAGLRDAPDEVERIGIERAWAEIEQADRVLLVVDSSSDETEPLTLLHALYDGQQQSNELADTLWNSGRLTVIRNKADLVGLQPALSSENDMPTLALSAKLQQGVDILRDHLKTVMGFDAAAEGGFLARRRHIDALLRANAALQAGREQLQGMAAGELLAEDLRMAQQALNEITGEFSADDLLGEIFGSFCIGK; from the coding sequence ATGACGAGCAACCTTCATCACGATTCCATTGCAGCCATCGCGACGGCTCCGGGGCGCGGCGGTGTCGGCATCATTCGCATCTCAGGGGCGCTGGCCTTAACCGTGGCCGATAAGGTGCTAGGACTTACTCCTAAGCCCAGGTACGCCCATTACGGCCCGTTTAAAGCGGTCAATGGTGAGGTTCTGGACGAAGGCATCGCCCTATTCTTTCCTGGGCCAAACTCCTTTACCGGCGAAGATGTACTTGAGCTGCAAGGCCATGGTGGCCCTTTGGTGCTGGATTTGCTGTTACAGCAGGTGGTGGCATTGGGCTGTCGGTTGGCGCGTCCGGGCGAGTTCTCGGAGCGGGCGTTCTTAAACGACAAGATGGATTTAGCCCAAGCCGAGGCCATCGCGGATCTGATCGACTCAGCCTCAGAGCAAGCCGCGCGGTGTGCCTTGCGTTCGTTGCAAGGTGAGTTTTCACAACGTATCCACAGCTTATTGGAGCAGTTGATTCACCTGCGTGTGTACGTTGAAGCGGCGATTGATTTTCCCGAAGAAGAGATCGACTTCCTGTCTGACGGTAAGGTTGAAGCCATGCTGGCAGAGGTCGAAGCTGCGCTGGCTTCGGTGTTGCGCGAAGCCAATCAGGGTTCGCTGCTGCGTGAAGGCATGAATGTGGTGATTGCTGGCCGTCCTAACGCCGGCAAATCATCGCTGTTGAACGCACTGGCCGGACAAGAGCGCGCCATTGTCACTGACATCGCCGGTACCACCCGCGATGTATTGAAAGAACATATCCACATCGATGGCATGCCGCTGCACATTATCGACACCGCAGGCCTTCGCGACGCACCGGACGAAGTGGAACGTATCGGTATCGAGCGCGCTTGGGCGGAAATAGAGCAAGCCGATCGGGTGTTGTTAGTGGTGGACAGCAGCAGCGACGAAACTGAGCCGTTGACGTTGCTGCATGCCCTGTACGATGGTCAGCAGCAGTCCAATGAACTGGCCGATACGCTGTGGAACTCCGGTCGCCTGACGGTGATTCGCAATAAGGCCGATTTAGTAGGTTTGCAACCGGCTCTGTCGAGCGAGAACGACATGCCGACCTTGGCGTTGTCGGCCAAATTGCAGCAAGGTGTGGATATCTTACGGGATCACCTGAAAACCGTGATGGGCTTTGACGCCGCCGCAGAAGGCGGCTTTCTGGCGCGCCGTCGCCATATTGATGCGTTGTTGCGTGCAAACGCAGCGCTGCAAGCCGGTCGTGAACAGCTGCAAGGCATGGCAGCGGGTGAACTGCTGGCTGAGGACCTGCGCATGGCTCAGCAGGCGCTCAACGAAATTACCGGCGAGTTCAGCGCCGATGACCTATTGGGCGAGATTTTCGGCAGTTTCTGTATTGGAAAATGA